A single genomic interval of Nostoc commune NIES-4072 harbors:
- a CDS encoding polysaccharide deacetylase family protein, producing the protein MENNKSFLWPEGILIALLALCGVFSLAFMMLLRPNPSEAQSRESINIKDVAANAGTQQRIEKLKAAMLTSWQQEAQVKGLAYSLPSRFQGAIINAAKLTKGEKVIALTFDDGPWPKTTEQVLDILKSNNIKGTFFVVGQNLKNYPELGKQIVAQGHVIANHTWHHWYHFMNPQAAAFEIDRTTDLIYQVTGAKTNIFRPPGGILHNGLAAYAKGQKYVVVMWSADSTDYKLPTVPKLINNVIRDSKPGGIVLMHDGGGNRSRTVQALPEIISNFRKQGYRFVTIPELLEMEDADQKLIANKSKK; encoded by the coding sequence GTGGAAAACAATAAGTCGTTTCTGTGGCCAGAAGGAATATTAATTGCACTGCTTGCCTTATGTGGTGTTTTTAGCCTTGCTTTTATGATGCTTCTAAGGCCAAATCCTTCGGAGGCTCAGAGTAGAGAGAGTATAAATATCAAAGATGTAGCTGCAAACGCTGGAACTCAGCAGCGCATTGAGAAATTAAAAGCGGCAATGCTTACAAGTTGGCAGCAAGAAGCACAAGTAAAGGGACTAGCCTACTCTCTACCATCACGTTTTCAAGGGGCAATAATTAACGCTGCAAAACTTACTAAAGGGGAGAAAGTAATTGCTCTCACCTTTGATGATGGCCCTTGGCCAAAAACCACAGAGCAAGTGCTAGATATTCTAAAATCAAATAATATCAAAGGGACGTTTTTTGTTGTTGGGCAGAACCTAAAAAATTATCCAGAATTAGGAAAGCAAATTGTAGCTCAAGGTCATGTTATTGCCAACCATACTTGGCATCACTGGTATCACTTCATGAATCCACAAGCTGCTGCTTTTGAAATAGATCGCACAACAGACCTCATTTATCAAGTTACAGGTGCTAAAACAAATATCTTCCGACCGCCTGGTGGCATCTTGCACAATGGATTAGCTGCTTATGCGAAAGGCCAAAAATATGTTGTGGTGATGTGGTCAGCTGATTCCACAGATTATAAGTTGCCAACTGTACCAAAGTTGATAAATAACGTGATTAGAGATTCAAAACCTGGTGGTATTGTCCTAATGCATGATGGTGGCGGTAACCGTTCCAGAACTGTGCAAGCTTTACCAGAAATTATTAGCAACTTTAGAAAGCAAGGTTATCGCTTTGTTACTATTCCAGAACTTTTAGAAATGGAAGATGCAGACCAAAAGTTAATTGCTAACAAAAGCAAAAAGTAA
- a CDS encoding glutamate synthase-related protein has translation MNNKPMNQNQQITANINSRDTYQGQKWLVEERDACGVGFIAHRQNHTSHEIVEKALAALTCLEHRGGCSADQDSGDGAGVLTAIPWELFQQDFAESGKELPSINNIAVGMIFLPQDQEAAQKARTAVEQVAAEEKFTVLGWRVVPVQPDLLGVQARENQPQIEQVLLASVDKSGDELERQLYITRRRISKIATNISEEFYICSLSSRTIVYKGMVRSAILGSFYDDLKNPAYKSAFAVYHRRFSTNTMPKWPLAQPMRLLGHNGEINTLLGNINWMMAREASLNHPVWGDRIKELKPLVHIDNSDSATLDNVLELLVCSGRSPLEALMIMVPEAYQNQPSLSYYPEIVNFYEYYSGLQEAWDGPALLVFSDGKKVGATLDRNGLRPARYVITKDDYIVVASEAGVVDFPEADIVEKGRLGPGQMIAVDLVNHEVLKNWEIKQRIAKQHPYGEWLQQYRQELKSLVIGHPSLANGNGKGQMTNDPGQLPIDKQTLLQLQTAFGYTTEDVEMVIHPMAIAGSEPTFCMGDDIPLAVLSTKPHLLYDYFKQRFAQVTNPAIDPLREKLVMSLKVELGERGNLLEPKAEYARRLKLESPVLTDGELEAIKLSGFATAELSTRFAIATGPEGLKAAVQSLQAQAAQSVRAGAKILILSDKANDGISPEDTYIPPLLAVGAVHHHLIREGLRMKTSLIVNTAQCWSTHHFACLIGYGAGAVCPYMALDTVRDWWSDPKTQKLMGVEKIPTLTLEQALGNYRKAVESGLLKILSKMGISLLSSYQAAQIFEAIGIGGDLIELGFRGTTSRIGGLSVSELADEVLSFHCKAFPEVTTNKLQNLGFVQYRPGGEYHMNSPEMVKALHKALDGKNYDHYEVYKKHLQGRPVTALRDLLDFQGDAYGGKLRTPIPIEEVESVTEIVKRFCTGGMSLGALSREAHETLAIAMNRIGGKSNSGEGGEDPVRYTVLDDVDESGHSPTLPHLKGLRNGDQAYSAIKQVASGRFGVTPAYLVNAKQIEIKIAQGAKPGEGGQLPGPKVSQYIAMLRRSKPGVTLISPPPHHDIYSIEDLAQLIFDLHQINPKAKVSVKLVAEVGIGTIAAGVAKANADIIQISGHDGGTGASPLSSIKHAGSPWELGLSEVHRVLMENSLRDRVILRVDGGLKSGWDVVIGALMGGEEFGFGSIAMIAEGCIMARVCHMNTCPVGVATQKEELRKRFTGMPEQVVNFFYFIAEEVRSLLARLGYRSLSEIIGRADLLKLRPEAKLTKTRSLNLDCLLKLPDTRDNRDWLLHEEVHSNGVVLDDKMLADPDIQTAIRDQSTVTKTYPIVNTDRTVGTRLAGAIASQYGDSDFEGQINLNFTGSVGQSFGAFNLPGIILTLAGEANDYVGKGMHGGEIIIKPSPDATYNASQNVIVGNTCLYGATGGMLFANGLAGERFAVRNSKAIAVIEGAGDHCCEYMTGGVIVVLGKVGRNVAAGMTGGLAYFLDENDSFRELVNPEIVKIQRVITEAGAKQLQELIKTHAERTGSPKAKKILQNWQEFLPKFWQLVPPSEADSPEANPERTTEFSLVSSH, from the coding sequence ATGAATAATAAACCGATGAATCAAAACCAACAAATCACAGCGAATATCAACTCAAGAGATACCTATCAGGGGCAAAAGTGGTTAGTAGAGGAACGAGATGCCTGTGGTGTGGGTTTTATTGCTCATCGCCAAAATCATACCAGCCACGAAATTGTTGAAAAAGCCTTAGCTGCTTTAACCTGCTTAGAACACCGGGGAGGTTGTAGCGCCGATCAAGATTCTGGTGATGGTGCTGGAGTATTGACAGCTATCCCTTGGGAGTTGTTCCAACAAGACTTTGCCGAAAGTGGAAAGGAACTTCCATCCATCAATAATATAGCTGTTGGGATGATCTTTCTACCACAAGACCAGGAAGCAGCACAAAAAGCTAGGACAGCAGTTGAGCAAGTGGCTGCTGAAGAAAAATTCACTGTACTTGGTTGGCGAGTTGTGCCAGTGCAACCTGATTTACTTGGGGTACAAGCAAGAGAAAATCAACCCCAGATTGAACAAGTTTTGTTAGCTTCTGTTGACAAAAGTGGCGATGAATTAGAACGGCAGTTGTACATCACCCGCCGCCGAATTAGTAAAATTGCAACCAACATCTCAGAAGAATTTTATATCTGCTCGTTGTCAAGCCGCACAATTGTCTATAAAGGCATGGTGCGTTCTGCCATCTTGGGCAGCTTTTATGACGATTTAAAGAATCCAGCTTACAAAAGTGCCTTTGCTGTCTATCACCGCCGCTTTAGTACCAACACAATGCCCAAGTGGCCCCTAGCTCAACCAATGCGGCTTTTGGGTCACAACGGCGAAATCAATACTTTGTTGGGTAATATTAACTGGATGATGGCACGAGAAGCTAGCCTGAATCATCCTGTATGGGGCGATCGCATCAAGGAACTCAAGCCATTAGTTCATATTGATAATAGCGACTCAGCTACGCTAGACAACGTACTGGAATTGCTCGTTTGTTCTGGACGCAGCCCCTTGGAAGCTTTAATGATTATGGTTCCAGAGGCTTACCAAAATCAGCCTTCTTTAAGTTACTATCCAGAAATTGTTAATTTTTACGAATATTACAGTGGACTGCAAGAAGCATGGGACGGGCCAGCACTTTTGGTATTTAGTGATGGCAAAAAAGTTGGTGCAACTCTAGATCGTAATGGCTTAAGACCAGCTCGCTACGTGATTACTAAGGATGATTACATTGTCGTAGCTTCGGAAGCTGGTGTAGTGGACTTTCCAGAAGCCGATATTGTCGAGAAAGGTAGGCTCGGCCCAGGACAAATGATTGCCGTGGATTTAGTAAACCATGAAGTCCTGAAGAATTGGGAGATTAAGCAGCGCATTGCCAAGCAGCACCCTTATGGTGAATGGCTGCAACAGTACCGTCAAGAACTCAAGTCATTGGTCATTGGTCATCCGTCATTAGCAAATGGCAATGGCAAAGGACAAATGACAAATGACCCTGGACAATTGCCTATTGACAAGCAAACATTGCTTCAGCTGCAAACTGCCTTTGGCTACACCACAGAAGATGTAGAAATGGTGATTCATCCAATGGCGATCGCAGGTTCAGAACCGACTTTCTGCATGGGTGATGATATTCCTTTAGCAGTGCTGTCAACAAAACCCCACCTGCTGTATGACTATTTCAAACAGCGTTTTGCTCAGGTGACGAACCCAGCGATTGATCCCCTGCGGGAAAAGCTAGTGATGTCTTTGAAAGTCGAACTGGGTGAACGGGGTAACTTATTAGAACCTAAAGCCGAATATGCTCGGAGATTGAAGCTGGAATCGCCAGTGTTAACCGATGGTGAGTTAGAGGCAATTAAGCTGTCAGGATTTGCCACGGCTGAGTTGTCAACCCGATTTGCGATCGCTACTGGCCCTGAAGGATTAAAAGCCGCAGTCCAATCTTTACAAGCACAAGCAGCCCAATCAGTCCGCGCAGGTGCAAAGATTTTAATCTTAAGTGATAAGGCAAATGACGGTATCAGCCCAGAAGATACATACATTCCTCCCCTGTTAGCAGTGGGTGCTGTACATCATCACCTGATTCGGGAAGGGCTGCGAATGAAAACATCCTTAATTGTCAATACTGCTCAATGCTGGAGTACTCATCACTTTGCTTGTCTCATTGGCTACGGTGCTGGTGCAGTCTGCCCGTATATGGCTTTAGATACGGTGCGTGATTGGTGGTCTGATCCCAAAACTCAGAAGTTAATGGGTGTAGAAAAAATTCCCACCCTCACCTTAGAACAAGCTTTAGGAAACTATCGCAAAGCAGTAGAGTCAGGTTTGCTAAAAATTCTCTCCAAGATGGGAATTTCTCTGCTCTCCAGCTATCAAGCAGCCCAAATCTTTGAAGCTATTGGCATCGGTGGAGATTTAATCGAATTGGGATTCCGGGGTACGACTTCCCGGATTGGTGGTTTGAGTGTTAGCGAACTAGCTGATGAAGTACTTTCCTTCCACTGCAAAGCTTTCCCAGAAGTGACGACGAATAAGTTACAAAACCTGGGCTTTGTGCAATACCGTCCTGGCGGCGAGTACCACATGAATAGCCCAGAAATGGTTAAGGCGCTGCATAAGGCTTTAGATGGCAAAAACTATGACCACTACGAAGTTTATAAAAAGCATCTTCAAGGTAGGCCAGTAACAGCCTTACGGGACTTGCTAGACTTCCAAGGCGATGCCTACGGCGGCAAGCTACGCACCCCAATTCCTATAGAAGAAGTGGAGTCGGTAACTGAAATTGTCAAGCGCTTCTGCACAGGTGGCATGTCTTTAGGCGCTTTGTCAAGAGAAGCTCATGAAACTTTAGCGATCGCCATGAACCGCATTGGTGGTAAATCTAACTCTGGAGAAGGCGGCGAAGACCCAGTGCGCTATACAGTTTTAGATGATGTAGACGAGTCTGGTCACTCGCCAACCCTACCTCATTTAAAAGGATTGCGGAATGGTGATCAAGCCTATAGTGCCATCAAGCAAGTTGCATCGGGACGCTTTGGTGTCACGCCAGCGTACCTAGTCAATGCCAAACAAATTGAAATCAAAATTGCCCAAGGTGCTAAACCTGGGGAAGGTGGACAGCTACCAGGCCCCAAAGTCAGCCAATACATTGCCATGTTAAGGCGCTCGAAGCCAGGTGTGACGCTGATTTCACCACCACCGCACCACGATATCTATTCTATTGAAGACCTAGCACAACTGATTTTTGATCTGCACCAAATTAATCCCAAAGCCAAGGTGTCGGTGAAGTTAGTTGCAGAAGTCGGCATTGGCACGATCGCAGCTGGTGTAGCCAAAGCAAACGCTGATATTATCCAGATTTCTGGACATGATGGTGGTACAGGTGCATCGCCACTAAGTTCGATTAAACATGCTGGTTCGCCGTGGGAACTGGGTTTAAGTGAAGTGCATCGCGTCTTGATGGAAAATAGCCTGCGCGATCGCGTGATTTTGCGCGTAGATGGCGGACTCAAGAGTGGCTGGGATGTGGTAATAGGTGCATTGATGGGCGGTGAAGAATTCGGTTTCGGCTCCATCGCCATGATTGCTGAAGGCTGTATCATGGCGCGAGTTTGCCACATGAACACCTGCCCTGTGGGTGTTGCTACTCAAAAAGAAGAACTCCGTAAGCGGTTTACGGGAATGCCGGAACAGGTTGTTAACTTCTTCTACTTCATCGCCGAAGAAGTGCGTAGTTTGTTGGCACGACTTGGCTACCGTTCTTTGTCAGAAATCATTGGACGTGCAGATTTGTTGAAACTGCGCCCAGAGGCAAAACTTACCAAAACGCGATCGCTGAACCTGGACTGTTTACTTAAGCTACCTGATACCAGAGACAATCGTGATTGGTTACTGCATGAAGAAGTCCACAGCAATGGCGTGGTTTTGGACGACAAAATGCTTGCCGACCCCGACATTCAGACTGCCATTCGGGATCAGTCCACTGTTACCAAGACTTACCCTATTGTTAATACTGACAGAACAGTAGGCACAAGATTAGCGGGAGCGATCGCTTCTCAATACGGTGATAGTGACTTTGAAGGACAAATTAATCTCAATTTCACAGGTAGTGTTGGGCAAAGCTTTGGTGCATTCAACCTCCCTGGTATAATTTTAACCCTGGCAGGAGAGGCAAACGACTACGTAGGTAAAGGAATGCATGGTGGTGAAATCATCATCAAACCTTCACCTGATGCCACCTATAACGCATCACAAAACGTGATAGTTGGCAATACGTGCCTCTATGGTGCTACTGGTGGCATGTTATTTGCCAACGGTTTAGCAGGAGAGCGCTTTGCTGTAAGAAACTCCAAAGCCATAGCAGTAATTGAAGGCGCTGGGGATCACTGCTGTGAATACATGACTGGTGGTGTGATTGTCGTCCTCGGCAAAGTAGGACGTAACGTAGCAGCTGGAATGACTGGTGGACTGGCGTATTTCTTAGATGAAAACGACTCATTTCGTGAGTTAGTCAACCCGGAAATTGTCAAAATCCAACGGGTGATTACAGAAGCAGGTGCAAAACAACTGCAAGAGTTAATCAAAACTCATGCGGAACGCACTGGTTCACCAAAGGCAAAGAAAATTCTGCAAAACTGGCAAGAATTTCTGCCGAAATTCTGGCAGTTGGTTCCACCTTCTGAAGCTGATAGCCCCGAAGCTAATCCTGAAAGAACAACTGAGTTCAGTTTAGTCAGCAGTCATTAG